In Hyla sarda isolate aHylSar1 chromosome 12, aHylSar1.hap1, whole genome shotgun sequence, a genomic segment contains:
- the LOC130296775 gene encoding G protein-activated inward rectifier potassium channel 1-like isoform X2: MSALRRKFGEEYHVVTTTVGGGFFPSVKRKRQRFVDKNGRCNVQHFGGETSRYLSDLFTTLVDLKWRWNLLIFILTYTVAWLVMASMWWIIAYIRGDINRPHDDNYTPCVANVYNFPSAFLFFIETEATIGYGFRYITEKCPEGIILFLFQSLLGSIVDAFLIGCMFIKMSQPKKRAETLMFSQSAVISQRDGKLCLMFRVGNLRNSHMVSAQIRCKLIKTDPRR; this comes from the coding sequence ATGTCGGCACTGAGGAGGAAATTTGGTGAAGAATACCATGTCGTAACGACCACCGTAGGAGGGGGGTTCTTCCCTTCGGTCAAAAGAAAAAGACAGAGGTTTGTGGACAAGAACGGACGATGCAACGTTCAACATTTTGGTGGCGAGACCAGCCGGTACCTGTCCGACCTGTTCACCACCTTGGTGGACCTGAAATGGAGATGGAACCTGCTGATATTCATTTTGACCTACACGGTGGCTTGGTTGGTCATGGCTTCCATGTGGTGGATTATTGCCTATATCCGAGGTGACATTAACAGACCTCACGATGACAACTACACCCCCTGTGTGGCCAACGTCTACAACTTCCCCTCCGCGTTCCTCTTCTTTATAGAGACAGAAGCCACCATCGGGTACGGTTTCAGGTACATCACCGAGAAATGCCCCGAAGGGATCATACTCTTTTTGTTTCAGTCCTTGCTGGGATCTATCGTGGACGCTTTCCTAATAGGCTGCATGTTCATAAAGATGTCACAGCCGAAGAAGAGGGCAGAGACTCTGATGTTCAGCCAGAGCGCCGTCATTTCCCAACGTGACGGGAAATTGTGTTTGATGTTCCGAGTGGGCAACTTAAGAAATAGCCATATGGTCTCTGCTCAGATAAGATGCAAGCTTATAAAG